The Sporocytophaga myxococcoides genome contains a region encoding:
- a CDS encoding thioredoxin family protein → MAQTPSNMLPLGTIAPDFTLLDTVSGKDLALSQIKSQKATVIMFICNHCPFVKHVNNELVHLAKDYVSKGISFIAISSNDAEKYPADAPDEMNKVAKELGYPFPYLYDESQKVAKAYEAACTPDFYIFDKHLSLVYRGQLDDSRPSNSLPVNGKDIRNALDSLLSDKEVEKDQKPSIGCNIKWKV, encoded by the coding sequence ATGGCACAAACACCCAGCAATATGCTTCCTCTCGGAACCATTGCACCGGATTTTACGCTTTTGGACACTGTTTCAGGAAAAGACTTAGCACTGAGTCAGATTAAGTCCCAAAAAGCCACAGTAATCATGTTCATCTGCAATCATTGTCCTTTTGTAAAACACGTGAACAACGAACTAGTGCATTTGGCTAAAGATTATGTTTCAAAGGGAATTTCATTTATTGCAATCAGTTCAAATGATGCCGAAAAGTATCCTGCTGACGCTCCTGATGAGATGAATAAAGTGGCAAAAGAGCTTGGCTACCCCTTCCCTTATTTGTATGACGAAAGTCAAAAGGTTGCTAAAGCATATGAAGCTGCCTGCACACCCGACTTTTATATATTTGATAAGCATCTTTCACTTGTATACAGAGGACAACTTGATGACTCAAGACCTTCAAATTCTTTACCTGTCAATGGGAAGGATATTCGAAATGCCCTTGATAGTTTATTGAGTGACAAGGAGGTTGAGAAAGATCAGAAACCAAGTATCGGATGCAACATCAAATGGAAAGTATAA
- a CDS encoding YpdA family putative bacillithiol disulfide reductase gives MSIYDIIVIGGGPIGLACGIEAQKAGLKYLILEKGALVNSIYNYPLNMRFFSTSERLEIGAVPFVSISGKPMRDEALEYYRRVLEYFRLKIKLYEEVQIINRRNDGLFEIQSSKGIYHSKHIIIATGFYDHPISCGIDGEHMSKVFHYYKEPHPFSFSKIIVVGAANSAIDAALECYRKGAEVTLVVRKPEISHRVKYWVKPDIENRIKENSIKALFNAELVSIRENEVNIKTENGIVTLENDFVLLMTGYHPDFSLLAKVGIEFHSGDLKIPNYNEDTMESNIKNIYLAGVVCGGMETHKWFIENSRIHANMIIRDILSKANFI, from the coding sequence ATGAGTATTTATGATATAATTGTAATTGGGGGAGGGCCGATAGGTTTGGCTTGTGGAATAGAGGCTCAGAAGGCAGGATTGAAATATCTGATACTTGAAAAAGGAGCCCTGGTAAACTCCATCTACAATTATCCTTTGAACATGAGATTTTTTTCTACTTCTGAAAGACTGGAGATAGGAGCAGTACCTTTTGTTTCCATAAGCGGTAAACCTATGAGAGATGAGGCCCTTGAGTATTATCGGAGAGTGCTGGAATATTTTCGTCTTAAAATAAAACTGTACGAGGAAGTACAAATAATTAATAGACGAAATGATGGTTTGTTTGAAATCCAATCTTCAAAAGGAATCTATCATTCAAAACATATAATCATTGCCACAGGCTTTTATGACCACCCTATTAGTTGTGGAATTGATGGAGAGCATATGTCAAAGGTTTTTCATTATTATAAAGAACCCCATCCATTTTCATTCAGTAAGATTATTGTTGTGGGAGCGGCAAATTCTGCTATTGATGCTGCTTTGGAATGTTACAGAAAAGGAGCTGAGGTCACTTTGGTTGTCCGAAAACCAGAAATAAGTCACAGAGTGAAATATTGGGTGAAACCTGATATAGAAAACAGGATAAAGGAAAATTCAATAAAAGCCTTATTTAATGCAGAACTGGTTTCTATCAGGGAAAATGAAGTGAATATAAAAACCGAAAATGGAATAGTCACTTTAGAGAATGATTTCGTGTTGCTTATGACCGGCTATCATCCTGACTTTAGCTTGCTGGCTAAAGTTGGTATTGAATTTCATTCAGGGGATTTAAAGATCCCTAATTATAATGAGGATACGATGGAGTCAAATATAAAAAATATCTACCTCGCAGGAGTTGTTTGTGGTGGTATGGAAACTCATAAATGGTTCATTGAAAATTCCAGAATACATGCAAACATGATTATACGTGATATTTTGAGTAAAGCTAATTTTATATAG
- a CDS encoding glycerate kinase: protein MKIVLIPDSLKESLSAFEVADAMTNGIRKVLSDAEIISCPLADGGEGTVEALVHATGGYKVEVPVHDPLMRSIKASYGILGDHRTAVIETAAASGLALLNNQERNPMITTSFGTGELIADALNKGIRKFIIGLGGSAINDGGAGMAQALGVALLDEKGKDLPKGGEALVNLAEINLTGIHDALKSAEFTIASDVTNPLTGANGASRVFGPQKGATEEMAAFLDKCLSHYASVIKEQMGKEIDTIAGAGAAGGLGAGILAFCGGVIKSGFPLIAELAKVDEKLENADIIFTAEGRSDLQTLSGKLPLGVGKIGQNYRIPVFLITGYAASGAEELLKHGVTCIMPFQNGPMTLKESVNDAYNLIGQTTANALRIFLAGRKRINLP from the coding sequence ATGAAAATAGTCTTGATACCAGATTCCCTAAAAGAATCTTTAAGTGCATTTGAAGTTGCTGATGCAATGACTAATGGTATCAGAAAAGTACTCTCAGATGCTGAAATAATTTCTTGTCCGCTTGCAGATGGCGGAGAGGGCACAGTAGAGGCTTTGGTTCATGCCACTGGTGGTTATAAGGTTGAAGTGCCGGTTCATGATCCACTTATGAGAAGTATAAAAGCATCTTATGGAATATTGGGAGATCATAGGACAGCAGTTATTGAAACAGCAGCCGCTTCAGGGCTTGCTCTCCTCAATAATCAAGAAAGGAATCCGATGATAACAACTTCATTTGGTACCGGAGAATTGATTGCAGATGCACTGAACAAAGGAATAAGGAAGTTTATAATTGGTCTTGGAGGAAGCGCAATTAATGATGGAGGTGCCGGTATGGCCCAGGCATTGGGGGTTGCTCTTCTTGACGAAAAAGGTAAAGACTTACCAAAAGGAGGAGAGGCGCTTGTCAATCTTGCTGAGATAAATCTAACAGGGATACATGATGCTCTGAAAAGTGCTGAGTTTACAATTGCTTCAGACGTAACCAATCCTTTAACAGGAGCAAATGGGGCATCCCGGGTATTTGGTCCTCAGAAGGGGGCTACTGAGGAAATGGCAGCTTTTCTGGATAAGTGTCTTTCTCATTATGCTTCCGTTATAAAAGAACAAATGGGAAAGGAAATTGATACCATTGCAGGAGCTGGTGCAGCCGGAGGTTTGGGGGCAGGCATTCTTGCGTTCTGCGGTGGAGTTATAAAATCAGGTTTTCCTTTAATAGCAGAACTTGCAAAAGTGGATGAAAAACTAGAAAATGCTGATATTATATTTACGGCAGAAGGCAGATCTGATTTGCAAACACTTTCAGGAAAGTTGCCCCTGGGCGTTGGTAAAATCGGTCAAAATTATAGAATTCCTGTGTTCCTGATTACCGGATATGCTGCATCTGGCGCTGAGGAACTGTTGAAGCATGGGGTAACGTGTATTATGCCATTTCAAAATGGTCCTATGACTTTGAAAGAATCGGTAAATGATGCTTATAATCTTATAGGTCAGACCACTGCCAATGCACTAAGAATATTTTTAGCAGGAAGAAAAAGAATAAACCTGCCTTGA
- a CDS encoding type 1 glutamine amidotransferase domain-containing protein, translating to MQKNLSGIKVAVLVDNGFEQVELTEPVKALREANAIVEIIAPEKQIKGWNLKDWGDTITADILLDEASPDNYDALILPGGVMNPDFLRIKKNAIEFVKTFMTAQKPVASICHGPWTLIETGLINGRKLTSYPSLKTDLINAGATWVDEPVVTDKNLITSRKPSDLSAFNDRIINTLAALPSSSNNAFNRPPVKGEKTEDIKSKDKVKK from the coding sequence ATGCAAAAAAATCTAAGTGGAATTAAAGTCGCCGTGCTTGTAGACAACGGCTTTGAACAAGTAGAGCTGACTGAACCAGTTAAAGCCTTAAGAGAAGCGAATGCAATTGTTGAAATTATTGCTCCTGAAAAGCAAATCAAAGGATGGAATCTGAAAGATTGGGGTGATACAATAACTGCTGATATCCTTCTGGATGAAGCCAGCCCGGATAATTATGATGCTCTAATATTACCGGGAGGTGTAATGAATCCGGATTTTCTAAGGATAAAGAAAAATGCTATTGAATTTGTAAAAACCTTTATGACTGCTCAAAAACCTGTTGCATCTATTTGCCATGGACCATGGACTTTAATTGAAACAGGTTTAATCAACGGCAGAAAACTTACGTCGTATCCTTCCCTAAAAACCGATCTTATAAATGCAGGAGCAACGTGGGTAGATGAACCTGTTGTAACTGATAAAAATCTTATTACCAGCAGAAAACCTTCAGACCTTTCAGCTTTTAATGATCGAATCATTAATACCTTAGCAGCTCTGCCTTCCTCTTCAAATAATGCATTCAACAGGCCCCCTGTAAAGGGAGAGAAAACTGAAGATATCAAGTCAAAAGATAAGGTAAAAAAATAA
- a CDS encoding Do family serine endopeptidase, translated as MNRFLTLFLAAILGSAVTIIATRFLTSNGSSGSIVSYSKKSNTSDTTYKGNGSGVNFRPATVKALPSVVHIHSAIPANKQYNDMGPFRDFFGDDFWGRPREEKQRLEMATGSGVIVSPDGYIVTNDHVIAGAKEINVTLNDNRSFKAKLIGTDPSTDIALIKVEESDMPFISFSNSDFVEVGDWVLAVGNPFNLSSTVTAGIISAKARNISILQDKSAIESFLQTDAAVNPGNSGGALINLEGDLIGITTAIATPTGAYAGYAFAVPSNIVAKVIEDLKQYGVVHRAYLGVVIRDMDSDLAKTLGLKSLKGTYVESVVENSAASKAGIKAGDVILKIDDVEIGSTAKLLELIGIHHPGDNVKLTVLRDGKEKEFKVELKNSQGKVEVIKKEVNEVEEKLGADFEDLTAQEKKKYGITGVKVKSLGSGILSEQTNMKEGFIITGINHKPIKDLNEFNEVLSAQQGGVLLEGVYPGSPGKYYYAFGLE; from the coding sequence ATGAACAGGTTTTTAACTTTATTTCTTGCAGCTATTCTTGGAAGTGCTGTAACGATTATTGCCACTCGTTTTTTAACGAGCAATGGCAGTAGTGGTAGTATTGTTTCTTACAGTAAAAAATCCAATACTTCCGACACTACTTATAAGGGGAATGGTTCTGGTGTGAATTTTCGTCCGGCTACAGTAAAGGCTTTACCTTCTGTTGTGCATATTCATTCTGCTATTCCCGCCAATAAACAATATAATGATATGGGGCCATTCAGAGATTTTTTTGGTGATGATTTCTGGGGACGGCCAAGGGAAGAAAAACAACGGCTGGAAATGGCAACAGGTTCTGGTGTAATCGTTAGTCCTGATGGATATATAGTAACTAACGATCACGTTATTGCAGGAGCAAAAGAAATCAATGTAACTTTGAACGATAACAGAAGCTTTAAAGCAAAGCTAATAGGGACAGACCCTTCAACAGATATTGCTCTGATAAAAGTTGAAGAATCGGATATGCCATTTATTTCATTTTCAAATTCTGATTTTGTTGAAGTAGGGGATTGGGTTTTAGCGGTAGGAAATCCATTTAACCTTTCATCGACTGTAACAGCTGGTATTATTAGCGCAAAGGCCAGAAACATTAGTATTTTGCAGGATAAGTCAGCAATTGAATCATTTCTTCAGACCGATGCCGCTGTTAATCCTGGAAATAGCGGTGGAGCTTTAATAAATCTTGAAGGTGATCTTATAGGTATCACTACTGCTATCGCTACGCCGACAGGTGCATATGCCGGTTATGCATTTGCTGTTCCCAGTAACATAGTTGCTAAGGTAATAGAAGATCTTAAACAATATGGAGTAGTTCACAGAGCATATCTTGGAGTGGTAATAAGGGATATGGATTCGGATTTGGCTAAAACACTTGGATTAAAGTCCTTGAAAGGAACTTATGTGGAGAGTGTGGTAGAGAATAGTGCTGCGTCCAAAGCAGGAATAAAAGCAGGTGATGTAATTCTTAAAATTGATGATGTTGAAATAGGTTCAACTGCAAAACTTCTGGAACTTATTGGAATCCATCATCCGGGTGATAATGTTAAACTGACAGTGCTAAGGGATGGAAAGGAAAAGGAGTTTAAAGTAGAACTGAAAAACAGTCAGGGAAAAGTTGAAGTAATCAAAAAGGAGGTCAATGAAGTAGAGGAGAAGTTGGGTGCGGATTTTGAAGACCTTACTGCTCAGGAAAAGAAGAAATATGGTATAACAGGTGTGAAGGTGAAATCTCTAGGCTCAGGTATATTATCAGAACAAACGAATATGAAAGAAGGCTTTATTATTACGGGTATAAACCATAAGCCAATTAAAGACCTGAACGAATTTAATGAAGTGCTTTCAGCACAACAAGGAGGAGTTTTGCTGGAAGGAGTTTATCCCGGAAGCCCTGGAAAGTATTACTATGCTTTCGGTCTTGAATAA
- a CDS encoding AI-2E family transporter, producing MAILKFRNINRLLFSAFLIIGGLYLARPFLIPVTIACLLAMLLLPVARKLESLGIKRAVSIILCIALFFLIIMGIATLLSMQGFNLAKNLEEIEQQFRHVFDDIQEYIQSKFGMEKAKQSKIIREKTETLLQSSTNLITGFLGGLATFGLILVYTFFFLYYRNKFFNFILMVSPKALHQQNTIILNQISKVTQRYLTGVFIVILILAVMNSSVLLLLGVNNAIFFGCLAAILNVIPYIGVIIGSLLPFIMTLVTKNEFGPALFVLGALWLNQVIENNLLTPFITGSQVRVNPLSTIMALILGGLIWGIFGMILFIPLIGIIKIIFDHVEELKPLGYLIGDDSDEKDDNTQKIKRLFKKLKAKFKS from the coding sequence ATGGCAATATTGAAATTCAGAAATATAAATCGTCTCTTATTTAGTGCATTTCTTATTATTGGTGGATTATATTTAGCCCGTCCCTTTTTAATTCCTGTTACAATTGCATGTCTCTTGGCAATGTTGCTGTTACCTGTTGCCAGAAAACTGGAATCCCTTGGAATAAAAAGAGCAGTTTCTATAATTCTTTGCATTGCTTTGTTTTTTCTTATTATTATGGGCATCGCGACTCTACTATCAATGCAAGGATTTAATCTGGCAAAAAATCTGGAAGAAATTGAGCAGCAGTTCAGGCATGTCTTTGATGATATACAGGAATACATTCAAAGCAAGTTTGGAATGGAAAAGGCGAAACAAAGCAAAATAATCAGGGAGAAAACAGAAACCCTGCTCCAAAGCAGCACCAACCTTATTACAGGGTTCCTTGGTGGACTTGCTACCTTTGGATTGATACTGGTCTACACTTTTTTCTTTCTTTATTACCGTAACAAATTTTTTAATTTCATTCTGATGGTAAGTCCCAAAGCCCTTCACCAACAAAATACTATAATTCTTAACCAGATAAGCAAGGTCACCCAGAGATACCTGACAGGAGTATTCATTGTGATATTAATTCTGGCAGTTATGAATTCTTCAGTACTCCTTCTACTGGGAGTAAACAATGCAATCTTTTTCGGATGTCTTGCGGCAATACTTAATGTAATTCCTTACATTGGTGTAATCATCGGAAGCCTTCTTCCCTTCATTATGACCCTGGTAACCAAAAATGAATTTGGCCCTGCATTATTTGTATTAGGAGCACTTTGGCTTAACCAGGTTATTGAGAACAATTTACTTACTCCATTTATAACCGGTTCTCAAGTAAGAGTAAACCCTTTATCAACGATTATGGCTTTAATCCTTGGAGGATTAATCTGGGGTATCTTTGGAATGATCCTTTTTATTCCTTTAATAGGTATCATAAAGATAATTTTTGATCATGTAGAAGAGTTGAAACCATTAGGATATCTGATAGGAGATGATTCCGATGAAAAAGATGATAATACTCAAAAAATTAAAAGGTTGTTTAAAAAACTTAAAGCCAAATTTAAAAGCTAA
- a CDS encoding response regulator, with protein sequence MEKFKSILLIEDDDICNFITTKFFSRYQISEQLHSVKDGEQALDFLRSQNDKPSFPQIILLDLFMPIMDGFEFLEEFNQIKGSLCQSPEIIVLTVTTRNKDLERAKNLGVKTILHKPFNHSYIVHLKTLIPKTNN encoded by the coding sequence GTGGAAAAGTTTAAATCCATTTTACTAATTGAGGATGACGACATTTGTAATTTCATTACAACAAAATTCTTTTCCCGTTACCAAATCTCGGAACAACTGCATAGTGTAAAAGACGGAGAACAAGCTTTGGATTTTCTCCGCTCACAAAATGACAAACCATCATTTCCTCAAATTATCCTCTTGGACCTGTTTATGCCCATTATGGATGGATTCGAATTTCTTGAAGAATTCAATCAGATAAAAGGCTCATTATGCCAGTCCCCTGAAATAATTGTTCTTACCGTTACAACTCGAAATAAAGACTTAGAAAGAGCAAAAAATCTCGGCGTAAAAACAATACTACATAAACCATTCAATCATAGTTATATAGTTCATCTGAAAACCCTTATCCCAAAGACCAACAACTAA
- a CDS encoding site-2 protease family protein, with translation MRWSLYIGKYGGTKVLIHWTFLLLLLWIGFSAYRQGATAPEILLTVSFILTVFICVLLHEFGHALTAKKFGIATKKITLLPIGGLASIERIPEDPKKELWITVAGPMVNVIIAILLYLILGNKVIMTGNRNNVISADTFFQSLFWINVTLVIFNIIPAFPMDGGRILRALLAIKMGRFRATKIASHLGQFVAVGFFFLGLFYSPLLMFIAAFIFFGAYAENMSVQQMEFLRGHVVKEAMMKHFIIINSQTTIKEAADKLLEGWDHNFIIAENSEIQGIIKRDSLFSSLKSYNPLAPVKDIMKTTFRTFEEHEQLSKIYHFVQEDPTGYFPVLNNGVLTGVINLDNLNEFVMIQSALKY, from the coding sequence ATGCGATGGTCTTTATACATTGGTAAATACGGCGGTACCAAAGTTTTAATTCATTGGACATTTCTCTTGTTGCTTTTATGGATTGGATTTTCCGCTTATAGACAAGGAGCAACAGCTCCGGAAATATTACTGACTGTAAGTTTTATCCTGACAGTTTTTATTTGTGTACTCCTTCACGAATTTGGTCACGCGCTGACCGCAAAGAAATTCGGCATCGCTACAAAAAAGATCACCCTCCTTCCTATCGGTGGACTGGCAAGTATTGAGCGTATCCCTGAAGATCCTAAAAAGGAACTTTGGATCACTGTTGCCGGACCAATGGTAAATGTAATCATTGCTATTCTGCTTTACCTTATATTAGGAAACAAGGTTATTATGACAGGAAATCGTAATAATGTCATATCTGCTGATACTTTTTTTCAAAGCTTGTTTTGGATAAATGTTACATTAGTAATATTTAATATTATCCCTGCCTTTCCTATGGATGGGGGCAGAATACTAAGAGCTTTGCTTGCTATAAAAATGGGAAGGTTCAGGGCAACTAAAATTGCCTCACACTTAGGTCAGTTTGTTGCCGTAGGCTTCTTTTTTCTAGGTTTATTCTACAGCCCTTTGCTAATGTTTATAGCTGCATTCATTTTTTTTGGAGCATATGCAGAAAATATGTCTGTACAACAGATGGAATTTCTCAGAGGGCATGTTGTGAAAGAAGCCATGATGAAACACTTTATTATCATCAATTCCCAAACAACAATAAAAGAAGCGGCAGACAAGCTTCTGGAAGGATGGGATCATAACTTCATCATTGCTGAGAATTCGGAAATTCAAGGAATTATAAAAAGAGATTCCTTATTCAGTAGTCTTAAATCCTATAATCCTCTTGCCCCCGTTAAAGATATTATGAAAACTACTTTCAGAACTTTTGAGGAACATGAACAGCTTTCCAAGATCTATCACTTTGTACAAGAAGACCCTACAGGATATTTTCCAGTATTAAATAACGGAGTACTTACAGGTGTTATAAATCTCGACAACTTAAACGAATTCGTAATGATTCAGTCCGCCTTAAAATATTAA
- a CDS encoding SET domain-containing protein: MKNHTIKVTATCTYQTEKGICGKKTIQTHPFCNHHTKIATGFYVAKSSIEGAGYGLYTDRDLKKGTTLMEYTGEHISTKVFQERYGDDGYGSYAMTLNKSTVIDARETSAGIARYICDFFNSGKTANVKFESTGRRVEITAIKDIKAGEELLVNYGRDMRRALGFYKKKKS; this comes from the coding sequence ATGAAAAATCATACCATTAAAGTAACTGCCACTTGCACCTACCAAACAGAAAAAGGTATATGCGGAAAAAAAACCATACAGACTCATCCTTTTTGTAATCACCATACAAAAATTGCTACAGGCTTTTATGTTGCCAAGTCAAGTATAGAAGGGGCAGGTTATGGCCTTTATACTGACAGAGATCTGAAAAAAGGTACTACCCTGATGGAGTATACAGGTGAACATATTTCCACTAAAGTTTTTCAGGAAAGATATGGAGATGACGGTTATGGCTCTTATGCAATGACCTTGAATAAATCTACCGTTATAGATGCGAGAGAGACATCGGCAGGGATAGCCCGTTATATCTGTGATTTTTTTAATTCAGGAAAAACAGCAAATGTAAAATTTGAATCTACCGGAAGACGTGTAGAAATTACAGCTATCAAAGATATCAAGGCAGGTGAAGAATTGCTTGTAAACTATGGCAGAGATATGAGAAGAGCTCTGGGCTTTTATAAAAAGAAAAAATCCTGA
- a CDS encoding alpha/beta hydrolase produces the protein MKLPKVYFIPGMGANKDLFANQRNAGFEMEVLEWITPHQDETIEDYSGRLSESLNINEDFIIAGVSFGGVVAVEIAKKLSPLKTILISSVPTYQEYPLLLKFLSCFPIYRLTPQSIYTNSFVQKFILYSMGFQTDKGKSLFLDMLRNTDPFFIQWAIDALMKWKNTTIPQSLLRIHGKDDRIFPSRNVKGAYFISGGHSIILEDAENVNKIIRLAIDNTLVQDYPKS, from the coding sequence ATGAAACTACCTAAAGTCTATTTCATCCCAGGGATGGGAGCCAACAAAGACCTCTTTGCCAATCAAAGAAATGCAGGATTTGAAATGGAAGTACTTGAATGGATAACACCACACCAAGATGAAACCATTGAGGATTATTCCGGAAGATTGTCAGAAAGTCTCAATATCAATGAAGACTTTATTATTGCAGGAGTCTCCTTCGGAGGAGTAGTAGCTGTGGAAATTGCTAAAAAATTAAGCCCTCTTAAGACAATACTGATCAGCTCGGTCCCCACTTATCAGGAATATCCTTTACTTTTAAAGTTCTTGTCATGCTTTCCTATATACAGATTGACGCCTCAATCCATTTACACTAATAGTTTTGTTCAGAAATTTATTCTTTATAGTATGGGATTTCAGACTGATAAAGGAAAGAGCTTATTTCTGGATATGCTGAGAAATACAGATCCATTTTTTATTCAATGGGCTATTGATGCTCTTATGAAGTGGAAAAATACAACCATTCCTCAATCCTTATTGAGGATTCATGGAAAAGATGACAGAATATTCCCATCCAGGAATGTCAAAGGTGCATATTTTATTTCAGGAGGTCATTCTATAATACTTGAAGATGCTGAAAATGTAAACAAAATTATCCGTTTGGCTATTGACAATACTTTAGTGCAAGATTATCCAAAGAGTTAA
- a CDS encoding alpha/beta hydrolase, which translates to MKLLILLLIFLAVLYLVATIAVWYFQEKFIFLPEKLSRTFEFKFKHPYKELFITTKDAVLNALYFQHPSSKGIIFYLHGNAGSMRTWAEISDIFLSRGYSFFIFDYRGYGKSTGKISKKDIYRDSSLMYEYASRLEPEKKMIIYGRSLGSGFAAKLSIRKRPEKLILETPYYSMQEMARLQMPFFPIKLILRYKIPTYKWLPKIQCPILIIHGTEDELIPYEQAFKLKQFLKKTDCFVTIKKGMHGNISTYSMYHNSLDEFLTNETT; encoded by the coding sequence ATGAAACTTTTAATTCTCTTACTGATATTTCTGGCAGTTCTTTATCTGGTTGCAACCATAGCGGTCTGGTATTTTCAGGAAAAGTTTATCTTCTTACCTGAAAAACTATCCAGAACTTTTGAATTCAAGTTTAAGCATCCATATAAAGAACTGTTCATTACCACTAAAGATGCGGTACTCAACGCGCTCTACTTTCAACACCCATCAAGCAAAGGAATCATATTTTACCTTCATGGGAATGCCGGGTCTATGAGAACATGGGCGGAGATCTCTGATATATTTCTCTCAAGAGGATATAGCTTCTTTATATTTGACTACAGAGGTTATGGAAAAAGTACAGGAAAAATTTCTAAAAAAGATATTTACCGAGACTCTTCTCTGATGTATGAATACGCTTCAAGATTAGAGCCTGAAAAAAAAATGATCATCTATGGAAGATCTTTAGGGTCCGGATTTGCAGCAAAGCTTTCTATTCGGAAGAGACCCGAGAAACTTATACTTGAAACGCCTTATTACAGTATGCAGGAAATGGCAAGATTACAAATGCCCTTTTTCCCAATAAAGCTAATACTCAGGTACAAGATACCCACTTACAAATGGCTGCCCAAAATCCAATGTCCCATATTAATCATTCATGGTACAGAGGATGAACTTATTCCTTATGAACAAGCATTTAAATTAAAGCAATTCTTAAAAAAAACAGATTGTTTTGTCACAATCAAAAAAGGCATGCATGGAAATATTTCTACATATAGTATGTACCATAACAGTCTTGATGAGTTCCTAACAAATGAAACTACCTAA